taattgcgattaatcgcgtccaaaataaaagttattgtttacaaaatatataccagtatataaacagtatatgtttttacatgtatataattatattcacataatttatattatatataaatatatttaaaatatatacataacatttttcCTAAATATATCCATGCatgcatattattcacacaatgacagtaaatcattaattatttacTGATTTTCCATAATTCTTCTTTTAATGGTCTCATtggcatgcaggtaaacaaattaaatatttctatttttattatttaattaatgataaGTGTTTTTATCGACTCGCAAACCCACTGCAGTTCTAACATTAAGcctagtttgggaaaccctggtttaatgtaatgtttaatgctttttatgatgttgatatcaaaaatcgaaatgtattttctttctctgcgtttttttaatgtcaattcaatggtaagtttaaaacaagttagataaaaaagtaatctaaaaagaaGTCTGAATACATTACCTATAATGAGTAACCTAGATTACGTTACCATCTACAGTTTTAATCATGTAATGtgtaatcagtaatggattacaatttgtaattaAGTACTCTGCCCAGCTCTGAATATAACTGCAATGATAAAAGCATTTCACCTCCAAAGCCAGCATCCCAGTTCCTGTTGGGATCAACTCCAACACAGCTGGAGCCAGAGTTTGGCTTTCTGGTTTTACGCCACATTCGGTCTAACCAAACAGATTTGCAAATGAAAAGATGGAAGCATTGGAATACCTTCTCAAAATACAGTTGTTCTGAGCTAAATGTTCACGTGAAGTCTTCCAGACATCAGTCTTTAAAACTCACTCTGCTGTGGGTGTATGCGAAACCATCAGGGTTGGTGACAATCTCCAAGAAGATATCATAGTTGTTAAGGATGTCGGTGAGGACGGGGTCACGTCCATAATCAGTCACGATCTGCATGCAACAGAACACATCGGTATATGTGCTTTAGTGTATTCCTGTTCAAATCTGTTTTTATAGCATGCCATTTAATAACTTTACCTTCTTGGCAAACCAGATTCCACTGGCCTGGGTAACCCATTCTCTGGAGTGGATGCCAGTGTCGAACCAGATACCTGGACGGTTCGCTCCAGTGCTGAACTGAGTAAGAGGACATGAGGTCATAatgataaaatcataattatattacaCATACTGCATATGAATTgtgatatataggcctatacatataCAGTGGAATTCAAAAGGCCACACTGAaagatttaaaatctaatttaaagctaatttttttttctgttacaataATAGATGCAGAAATTACGTGTGTCATCTTTAAATCTGGAAATGTTACAGAATTTGgaatttttccatttaatttttttactcaaattgttaatgtaattgctaattcataattttaaatagctAACATAATTAgtaatggggaaaaaatacaaaattaggaaaatgtgaaataatagcATTTTCACTAGAGGTCTCTAGCTGCAATAAAAGTATGCACATGTATCATTATTTTTCATGACCTACCTTCAGGACGTTCAAGGGGCGGTTCTCGTAGCTCTGACCAATCACAATTTTGCTGACCAGATTACTGTTCTCTGCCACAAGCATGTCCATGAAAGAGTAAATCTGAGAGAAACATGGTGAAGATCAAAtgattgtttgtgttttgggtgtaaaattgtttaaaatatacaaaatggtAAAATTCTGAAAAAGATGCAACATAGTCACATCCAATAAGTCTTACAATGCAGTCATATAATTAAAGTTGCAGAACTTACAGAGTTCAGATCATGGTAGGCGGTGTAGACAAAGTCATCGGTACTTCTTGGAATGGTACGATATTTCACCATCTCACGTTCCTCATCATCCAGCAAATccttacagagaaagaagaaagaactttacattttgtgataagccatattatatattaaatatgatcaaagattAATTGTGGTGTAACCCAAggttatatatacattatttgtttTCCTACATGttatgtgaccattaaccaacaccAGAGAACCTTAAACAAGTGTcagttattgaaatattaacttaaaatcccACGGGGTacttcaagaaaatattttagatcaAAAGGGGTCCAACTGACAAAAAAGTTTCCTGGTGTATCCAAAGAATGTGTGTcgtatgatgattttttttgtctccaaGCTATTATAATCATAGCAATCAAAAAGCTGAATTAATAGTCCCACCTGGACATCCATAATCATCACATTATACTGGATCTGATTGTATCTCAGGAACACCCTGACTGCCTGTAGGCTGTGAAACGGGACATAAACATCCACAGGCAAGGACTCATGAACGGGCTCCCTCCAGAAGTCCAACTGAACACAGAAGGAAACAAGCATGGAAACAAATGCATATGAGAGACATAAATAAGTAGATCTGGTTTTGATGTGAAACGTACCCCAAGGTGTTCCTGTTCAGAAAGTTCCTTCAGGAGAAAGATCTGTGCCTCATTTTTTGCAGTGATCCGAAGAACCTGGTCTCTGTAGATACATCAAAACATATGCAGGAATACTTCTTAAGAGATGAATTTTCAttgcaaattaagatattttgtccatacaattaaagatgttcattgtatagacaaaaacgctaagattttttaaaaaacttttcttgGAACAACACAAAGGTGAGCAAATgatcattttttgaaaaaaatgtccaTTTAAGACTCAAGTGATTCACCTCTCAAAAGTCTTTTTGGCAAAACCGGCCACAAACAGAGCAGTTAAAAATAGTATTCTTTTCATCATCTTATAAAGTAAAGCTATGAACATTAAAAATCactctttatattttatcactgtAGCTATGACCATGAAGACCCTCCTCCTGAACAATCAGTGCTGCATAAACCACAGTTTCCTCCCTCAAACTCAATGTAAAATGCTGCACCGCttgcacactttttggttcacAACCATGCAGAATATATATGGATATAACCTAAGATACTATAAACAAGATTTGTGAGCTCACCCCTCAAAGGTCTTTTTGCCAAACACGGCCACAAACAGAGCAGTCAGCACCAGTAGCCCCTTCATCTTGCTTGAGTAGAACTTTCTAGCTAGAATCATCCTTTATATACTGCCCTGGTGGCTGTGACCTTGTTTTTGAGGTAGTCATGGGTTGGCAAGCCTGCTGCTGTGGTTCCCACAATATTATACAATACTAATGCTGAAGTTTGACAAATGAGAGCAATGCAGCTGTTTCTCCTTGTACAGCAGACTAGTAAATGTAATCAATAGTGCCTTAACTGGATTGACCCAAGAtagaaagataataaaaacaagaCCAAATCAACAATGAGGTCCCGCTGTGTAGACCATGTTGGAGCAAATATGCTAAGTTAATTTGTTAgttgattttataaataaacatattcaatTATACACTCAGAAAGTTTTCAGTTTTGTGGACACTCACAGAGATCAGTCATTAATCAGGTggctacacagcatttgaccattggattaaaaaaattatttcggGTTTTAAGAAGTGTTTAAACATTGGATCAACTatgaacacattaatttttatgtgtattaACATTCAGTCAGTTATTTTACCATGCATTACTTTGGAAGGCGTTTGTgtttcaaacaaattaaattgcacaaattcacaaaatcaacctttttttttatctgatcctctttcatctaatatatttttatttgaagtacccctgagattttaaaataaatactttaattatgaatcttcacggttctctgatgttggttatgATCACATCATGAcctgcaggtaaacaaataaaatgtttaactttttacagtatatatatatatatatatatatatatatatatatatatatatatatatatatatatatatatatataatagttatagtatatatctgtctgtctgtctgtctgtctgtctgtctgtctatctaaatGCTGATGGACAGAACCGTGTTAATGACATTCATGTATTTGTTATCAGATATTATTATACAGGTCAAGATGACCAAACCATGGTAATCATTTACTTCTTCTGCAGTTTTCTCATTTGCAAAACCTCATAATAAGTCATAATCCTCCAGGAAAGTCACGCCTAAATGGTGATTAAACATCACATAGCCTGCCCACACATGTAAACAAGCTCATCCTTTCACACAACATTGCTATTTTAGCCACAGCTAGTCACTGTTAGTCAAAACCCCATACGTTACATTTGAATAAACAGTTAGAATGGTTATTAGAAAAccatgaaaataaacatttatctaGTTTATGCCTTGATATTTCTTTGCAAAAGAGGATCTTGCTGTGTGGAATAGAATAGCAGGAAATGCTTGTAGCtgatatagtttatttttttttttggaattgaaTAGGATTAGGAAGGACTTGTTGCTTTGGTTGTTTTAACCTTGTGTAACACTGCCACTGAGTCTGATGGATGAGAACAATGCAGCTGTTTTTCATCTTTATATTTAGGGATTGTGATGCAATTTAATTTATGGAACTTTCGTGAAAAAATATGATGTTGTTGTTTAGTGGTTGAACTAAAGCTGTTGGTTCAAACCTACACCTCCATTACCCTAGTAATGCACTGAAAGATGCTTTTGTAATCTAGATGAAACAGAGAGCTAAATAAAGAAGTGACTGTGTTTtggtgattgattgattgagttagTGAGCAGTAATTACATACAAGATAAGACAGAAAACACACCCAGCTTCTGGTTATATTcagacaacagtgtcattataGCTGGTGACAGTATAGTTAGTCATGACAATGAAGCTGTGGCCGTGCTGTTAGTGCTTCATGTACACATCAACTCAACAAAATGACTTCAAGCAGGCTTAGTGAAGACAAGTCTGCACAAATCTTTAAACCTCTAAAAGAGAGGCAGAAAAGCAGAATTTAGTATGTCAGAATTTAAAGTCTCACATCCCCACACCCTTTCCAAAACCAACACAAGCACTGAATAAGCCACAGCTTCCTGTATGAGGCCAGCTCATCAGTTTCTCTCAGAGTACAGCTGTTTCCTGCCCTCCACCCTTCTCTGACCTGTTAggatatgtatttttgtatgtcgAACATGAAAAAGcatgttaaacaaattaataacatTTCTGAGGCCCCACAAAtgaattaattgtatatttttctatgcaagttttttattacaaattatattaacaacctgataatttaatgaaaaataaaaagaacataacctttaattttgaattttaattaaaatactcttttttcacacacacagttataAACAAAGAAATGCTATGATgttgattttatgatttatttttggattttaattaaaatactaagtATTTAAGCTATGATGTAAAaggaaatatttcaaatgaaaaatttgtttttatgagaTGTGGCTAGTAGAGTAGTATTATAATTCACTGTAACACATAACTGTAACATggattgaaatgttttttttttttattagattaatttgttataattattaaaaatatatgagttcagtaattttactgtaattgcaatgtataggtccttttctatgcaattaaagtgaaataatttaacataaatataggagcctgataacagtgctcattttagaagaaaatttcagatggcactttgAGGCTAATGCACCTGAACCcttcatacatatatacatatacatacatgcatatatatatatatatacatatatatatatatatatatatatatatatatatatatatatatatatatatatatatatatatatatatatatatatatatatatatttatatatacacacacacacacataaatatatatatatatatatattcataaaaaagttatattttaattaataataatgtaataatttgttcaaattgataatacatatataaaataattataaaacaaacgtcattaatcagcattttaatccacgTTGCAGTAGCCAAAGAGCTATACCACTATTCTACTATTCTGCTATACTACTATCTCATAGAAGGCTCTGATTGGTCGTTCACGTCTACATCTCTGCTCCTATTGGCTGAACAGCGCACATTGGCAATGAGCGGAAgagtgtctgagtgagtgtgaggCAGAGGGACAGAGGTGGGAGTCTGTCCCGTTCAACAAAAAGTGACCCGTCAGGGAAAGTTGCCGGTGGGAATAGAGTCAGCGCTGGTTGTCACATCTAAACAAGCTCGACAAGAATGGAGATCGAGAAAGAAGTTAAAAAGGTACGCTTATTGTACTGGTCATGCTCCAAAAGGTTCGTGACCGAAAC
The DNA window shown above is from Cyprinus carpio isolate SPL01 chromosome B25, ASM1834038v1, whole genome shotgun sequence and carries:
- the cpa5 gene encoding carboxypeptidase A5: MILARKFYSSKMKGLLVLTALFVAVFGKKTFEGDQVLRITAKNEAQIFLLKELSEQEHLGLDFWREPVHESLPVDVYVPFHSLQAVRVFLRYNQIQYNVMIMDVQDLLDDEEREMVKYRTIPRSTDDFVYTAYHDLNSIYSFMDMLVAENSNLVSKIVIGQSYENRPLNVLKFSTGANRPGIWFDTGIHSREWVTQASGIWFAKKIVTDYGRDPVLTDILNNYDIFLEIVTNPDGFAYTHSRDRMWRKTRKPNSGSSCVGVDPNRNWDAGFGGGGSSSNPCTETYRGPSAHSEPEVKAIVDFVKSHGKLKAFVSIHSYSQMLLYPYGYTSTPAKDKAELHELAKKAIASLQSLYNTRYTYGSIITTIYQASGGTIDWTYNQGIKYSYTFELRDTGRYGFLLPANQIVPTAEETWLALMAIMEHTRNNPY